In Pseudomonas abieticivorans, the genomic window AGGCCAGGAGAAGATGGTTTCGGTGAGCACGGCGCCAGCGAGCAAGGTGCCCACCTGCAGGCCGAACACCGTCAGCACCGGGATCAGCGCGTTGCGCAGGCCGTGCACGAACACCACGCGGGCTGGCGACAGGCCTTTGGCGCGGGCGGTACGCACGTAATCCTCACGCAGCACTTCCAGCATCGAGGAGCGGGTCATGCGGGCGATCACCGCCAGTGGGATGGTGCCCAGCACGATGGCCGGCAGGATCAGGTGGCGCAGCGCATCGATGAACGAGCCCTCCTGGTCACTGAGCAGGGTGTCGATCAGCATGAAGCCAGTCTTGGGCTCGATGTCGTACAGCAGGTCGATGCGCCCGGACACTGGCGTCCAGCCCAGGCTTACCGAGAAGAACATGATGAGGATCAGGCCCCACCAGAAGATCGGCATTGAATAGCCGGCCAGGGATATACCCATTACCCCATGGTCGAACAGCGACCCTCGCTTGAGGGCGGCGATTACCCCCGCCAGCAGGCCCAGGATGCCGGCGAAGATCAGCGCGGCGATGGACAGCTCCAGGGTGGCCGGGAACAGGGTCAAAAATTCATGCCAGACGCTGTCGCGGGTGCGCAGCGACTCGCCCAGGTTGCCGTGGGCCAGGTTGCCTACGTAATCGAGGTATTGCGCGTACAGGGGCTTGTTCAAGCCCAGGCGTTCCATTGCCTGCGCGTGCATTTCGGGATCGACGCGGCGTTCGCCCATCATGACTTCCACGGGGTCACCGGGGATCAACCGTATCAGGGCGAACGTCAACAACGTGATGCCGAAGAAGGTGGGGATCAACAGCCCCAATCGGCGAGCAATAAAACTAAACATCGTGTGTGGTACCTCATCAGCCGGTTAGGCATGTCCCGCGCCCGGCCGGGGTCGGCTGGGCGTGGCGTGTTTCTTTTTTACTTCACCTGGGTGGTGGCGAAGTTGTTATTGGTCAGAGGGCTGATGTTGTAGCCCTCGACATTTTTGCGTAGCACGGTAAACAGTTTTGGGTACGCCAAGGTGATCCACGGTTGATCTTGCATGAAGATCACCTGGGCCTTCTCATAGATCGCCGCGCGTGCGTTGGGTTCGGTTTCGGTGCGTGCCTGGGTGACCAGGGCGTCGAAGTCCTTGTTGCACCAGCGTGCGGCGTTTTCACCGCTCTTGGCTGCATCGCAACTTAGGTTGGGGCTGAGAAAGTTGTCGGGGTCGCCGTTGTCGCCGGCCCAGCCGTAGAACGCCAGGTCGTGCTCGCCCAGCTTGATGCGCTTGACCATTTCGCCCCATTCGAGGATGCGAATATCCAGTTTGATACCGATCTTGGCAAGGTCGGCTTGCAACAATTGCGCCGCCAACGGTGGATTGGGGTTGGTGGGGCCACCGCCGTTGCGCGCGAATGCGGTGAGGGTGGTGCCTTCGGGCACGCCGGCGGCCTTGAGCAGGGCGCGGGCTTTTTCCGGATCATAGGGCGGGTCTTGCACGGCTTTATTGAAGCCCAGCAGGGTGGAGGGGTAGGGGCCAGTGCCTGGCACAGCGTTGCCTTCGCCGAACAGCGTGTTCACGAAAGTCTTTTTGTCGAAGGCCATGGCGATGGCTTGGCGCACGCGAACATCGCTCAGGTATTTGTGCGAGGTGTTCATGGCCAGGTAGCTGGTCAGCAGCGCCTCCATCTGATCGACCCGGATGTTCGGGTCGCCGGCCAGGCCTTTGATGTCGTCCGGCTTGGGGTAAACGGCGATCTGGCACTCATTGGCCCGCAGCTTTTGCAGGCGCACATTGCTGTCGGTGGTGATGGCGAATACCAACGGGTCGGCGGCCGGCTTGCCCTTGTAGTAGTCCGGGTTGGCCTTGTAGCGAATTTGCGCATCCTTGCTGTAGCGCACCAGGATGAACGGGCCGGTACCGATCGGCTTGCTGTTGATATCGCCGGTTTTATCGGCCTTGAGCAATTGATCGGCGTACTGTGCCGAATAGATCGAGGCAAAGCCCATGGCCATGTCGCGCAAGAACGGCGACTCAGGGCGGGCGAGGGTGAAGGTGACGGTGTAGTCGTCGACTTTGTCGACGCTCTTGATCAGGTCCTTCATGCCCATGGCTTCGAAATACGGGAAGCCCATGGTGGCTTTTTCATGCCAGGGGTGCTTGGGGTCCAGTTGGCGCTGGAAGCTCCATAGCACGTCGTCGGCGTTGAATTCGCGGCTTGGCTTGAAGTAATCGGTGGTCTGGAACTTCACGCCTTGGCGCAGGTGGAAGGTATAGACGGTACCGTCGGCGCTCACCTCCCAACGCTCGGCCAGGCCAGGTTGGATATCGGTGGTGCCGGGCTTGAAGTCCACCAGGCGGTTGAACACCGTTTCCGCGGAGGCATCGGCGGTGGTCGCGGCGGTGTACTGCACGATGTCGAACCCTTCCGGGCTGGCTTCGGTGCACACGACCAAAGGCTTGGCGGCGACGCCGACCGTTACGCTGAGCAGTGCTGCCGCGATGGCGGCACGAAGGGGAAGCGTTTTCATGGGTACCCTCTACGATCATTGCAGATTAGTCGGTGCGGCCGATTCGGCGAATCGGCCGCCCTTGCTGGCTTACAAAATGTTGAACGGGATGGTGGTGACCACGCGCAGTTCATCCAGGCTGCCGTCGATCTGGTTGGCCGTGGCGCGGTGGGCGGTGTAGTTCACGCGGATGCTGCTGGCCTTGAGCGGGCCGCTCTGCACGGCATAGGACGCGCCGATGCCGTATTCGTAGTGCTTGTCGCCATCCAGGTTTTTGACGTCGTAGGCAGTGCCCTGGTAGTGCGTGCCGTCGATGCCCCAGCCGCGTGCGGTATAAATGCTGAACTTCAGGCCCGGCACGCCGTACTCGGCCATGTTCAGGCCGTAGGCTACCTGGAAGGATTTTTCGTTGGGGCCGTTGTAATCCGAGAACAGCGAGTTGGCCAGGAAGATGCCGTTGGTTTCGTGCAGGTAGTCGAAGTACTCGTTGCCGTTCACTTGCTGGTAGGCGAAGGTCAGGCTGTGGGCCAGATGGGTGGCGGTCAACGACAGGCTATAGGTGTCGTTGTCGATCTTGCCCATCTTGCGGCTGCCGGCATCCTTGGTCTTGTAGTAGTTGAGCCCGGTGGTGATGTCGACCACTTGGGTGTCGCCCATTTCGTGGGTGATGCCCAGGTAGTACTGGTTCCAGAAGTCTTCGACGTTGGTGGCGAACAGGCTGCTCTTCACGCTTTTGAACGGCTGGTAATTGACCCCCAGGGTGCTGACGCGATCGGTCTCGGCCTTGTTATTGGTGTACTCGGTGCGGAACTTGCTCAGGCTCTGCTCGGTACGCGGCGACACGCGGTCGAAGGTGCCGCCCTGAAACGACAGGTTGTCGAACTCCTCGCTGTTGATGCTGATGCCTTCGAAGCTCGAAGGCAGCGCACGGTTGCCAATGGTCGCGACCATGGGCGTGTCCATGCTTTGGCGGCCGGCAGTCAGGGTGGTGTTGGACACCCGCGCCTTGATGTTGGCCAGGCCCAGCTTGCTCCACTGGCCGACCACGTCGCCATCGCTGTCGGTCAGGGTACGGTTGCTGCGCGGGCCGGCCACGGACTGGCGGTCACGCTCCAGGGCCACGGCGTTGTAGGCCGCCACCTCGGTGGCAAAGCCAACGGTGCCCTGGGTGAAGCCGGAGCTGTAGTTCAGTACGGTCGACTGCACCCAGTTGGTCCGGCTGTGGGTCGGGATGCGCTTGCCGGTGGAGTCCGAATAAGTGAAACGGGTACCGCGGGTGGTGTGCTCGCGGGCATACCAGTTGCGCGTGAAGCCGCTCAGGCTCTGGTCTTCGACAAAGCCTTTGGCATCGGCCTGGGCGCTGCTGTTTTTCAGGCTGATGGGGAAAAAGTCCTGGCTGACTTCTTCGGCATGGGCCAGGTGGATCAGGCCCCCCAGGGACAGTGCGAATACTGCGGTTTGTTTGAATTTCAAGGTGAAGCTCCTTTAACTTTTCTTTCTTATATGCCGATCTTTTTTGGTGATCTGGCTTTGTTTTCGCTGCAATTAAATAATTGCAAACGTTTGCTACGCGAAATTCGCGTGCAGTGATGCGCTGGGCCAATGCTCCGCGCATCAGGGCTCAGGGTTAATCGATCAGGGTGACCCCGGAAAAGTCGTTGCGCCCCAAGGGGCTGACCTGGAACCCATCGACCTTGGCACTCATTGGCTGACTGACCTTGGAATGGGCGACGGGGGTGATGGGCACTTGTTGTTTGAGCAATTGCTGGGCTTGGCGATACAGCTCGCTGCGCTGTTCGCGGTCGGTCAGGCCCTTGGCTTTTTTTACCAGCGCGTCGTACGTGGCGTCGCACCACATCGCGGCGTTGTTGCTGCCAATGGCATCGCAGCTGTAAAGGGTGCCAAGCCAATTGTCCGGGTCGCCGTTGTCACCGGTCCAACCTAGCAGCACGATGTCGTGCTCGCCGTCCTTGACTCGCTTCACGTACTCGCCCCACTCGTAGCTGACAATGCGCGCCTTGATGCCGACCTTGGCCCAGTCGGCCTGGAGCATCTGGGCCATCAACTTGGCGTTGGGGTTGTAGGGGCGCTGCACGGGCATGGCCCACAGGGTCACTTCGGTGCCTTCCTTGATGCCGGCCTGCTGGAGCAGCTCGCGGGCTTTTTCAGGGTTGTAGGCAGCGTCCTTGATCGTGGTGTCGTAGGACCATTGGGTCGGTGGCATGGCGTTTACCGCCAGTTGGCCGGAACCTTCGTACACGGCATCGAGAATGGCCTGCTTGTTAACCGCCATGTCCAGCGCCTGGCGCACGGGGAGTTGGTCGAAGGGCGCGCGCTGGGTGTTGTAGGCGATGTAGCCGACGTTGTAGCCGGCCTGCTCGACTACCTTCAGTTTCGGGTCCTTGTGCAACGTGGCAAGGTCTGCCGGGCGCGGGTTCAGGGTGATCTGGCATTCGTTCTTGCGCAGTTTCTGCACGCGTACCGACGGGTCGGTGTTGATGGCGTAGATCAGGTTCTCGACCTTGACCTGGCTGGGATCCCAGTACTGTTTGTTGGCCTTGTAGCGGATCTGCGCATCCTTCTGGTAGCGCGCCAGGGCAAATGGCCCGGTGCCGATCGGCTTGTGATTGATGTCGCTGGGCTTGCCTGTTTCAAGCAGGTGGTCGGCGTACTCGGCAGACAGGATCGCGGCGAAGCCCATGGCGATGTTCTGGATGAACGCGGCATCCACCGAGCGCAAGGTGAAGGCTACTTCCATTGGCCCGGTTTGCTCGACCTGGGTGATGTTCTTGTCCAGGCTCATGGAGCCGAAGTAGGGGAACTCGGCGGGGTAGGCCTTGCGGAACGGGTGGTCGCGATCCAGCATGCGCTGGAAGGTGAACACCACGTCTTGCGCATTGAAATCGCGGGTCGGGGTGAACCCATGGTTGCTATGGAACTTGACCCCTTCACGCAGGTGAAAGGTGTAGGTCAGGCCGTCCTCGGACACCTCCCAGCGGGTCGCCAGGGCCGGGATGACGGCCGTGCCGCCTTTCTGGAATTCGGTGAGGCGGTTGTACAAAGGCTCGGCGGCATCGTTGTCGGTGCCGGTGGTGTATTGGGCAATGTCGAAGCCGGACGGACTGCCTTCGGAGCAGAACACCAGGTTCTTGCTGGCTGCCTGGGCGAGTGGAAGCTCGGCCAACAGGCCTAGGCTCAGCAATGAAGCTGCTAGATGGGTATGGCGCATGAAGGTCCCTATGCTTTCTGGTCTGGGTTCATGGGCACTCGATTGAGGGCCTTTGCAGGCGCCTGTCTGGCCGATGCATGAACCATGGCTGCAGCTTCACCGACACACTGGCGCGAACGGCGGGCTACCTGTCGAAACTAGGTTCGTCAGGGCCAGCCGTATAGGCGCAGAGTCTTTCAGTCGTGTAGGACCATTCCCAAATAGCTGTGTGTACCGCTTGAAAATGCAGTAATTAAGCTCTTAGGACGTTTCCACATGATCGGTGGGAAGCTGCCGCCGCGGCGCCGTCATCGGGCGCCGCTTCGGTAGAGACCTTAATTGCTGATGCCGACACCGTAGAACGAGTTCAGGCCCAGGGGGCTGATCTTGAAGTCGGTGACGTTGGCACGCATCGGCTGGTAGACAGTCGAGTGCGCGATCGGGGTCATGGGGACCTGATCTTTCAAGCGGTGCTGGGCCTGTTTGTACAGTTCAGTCCGTTTGGCCTGGTCGGGTGTGGCCTTGGCCGCCTTGATCAGTTTGTCGAAGTCGGCATCGCACCACTTGCCGAAGTTGTTGCCGTTGACCGCGTCACAGCCAAACAGGGTGCCCAGCCAGTTGTCCGGGTCACCGTTGTCGCCGCTCCAGCCAATCAGCATGGCGTCGGTTTCACCGTTGTGCGCACGCTTGATGTACTCGCCCCACTCGTAGCTGACGATCTTGGCCTTGATACCGATCTTGGCCCAGTCCGACTGCAGCATTTCGGCCATCAACTTGGCGTTGGGGTTGTACGGGCGCTGCACGGGCATGGCCCACAACTGGATCTCGGTGCCTTCTTTTACGCCCGCTTCCTTGAGCAGCTCCTTGGCCTTTTCAGGGTTGTAGGCGGCGTCCTTGATGGTGGTGTCGTAAGACCACTGGGTCGGCGGCATGGCGTTGACGGCCAGTTGGCCTGCGCCCTGGTACACCGCGTTGATGATCTGCTGCTTGTCGACGGCCATGTCCAGCGCCTGGCGAACTTTCACGTTGTCCAGCGGCTTGTGGGTCACGTTGTAAGAGATGTAGCCCAGGTTGAAGCCTGGCTGGTTAGGCATCTTCAATGCCTTGTCTTCTTCCAGCGGCTTGATGTCGGCCGGGCGCGGGTAGGCGGTTACCTGGCACTCGTTTTTCTTCAGCTTTTGCATGCGCACCGAGGCATCGGTGGTGATGGCGAAGATCAGGTTGTCGATCTTCACGTCTTCAGGCTTCCAGTAGTCCTTGTTGCCCTTGTAGCGGATCTGGGCGTCCTTCTGGTACTTGCTGAACACGAATGGGCCAGTGCCGATCGGCTTCTGGTTGATGTCCTGGGGTGTGCCTGCCTTAAGCAGTTTGTCGGCGTATTCGGCCGACTGGATCGAGGCGAAAGGCATGGCCATGTTCTGGATGAACGCGGCGTCCACAGTCTTGAGGGTGAACTTGACGGTGTGGTCGTCGATCTTCTCGAGCTTGGTGATGTTTTCGTTCATCCCCATGTCGGTGAAGTACGGGAACTCGGTGGGGTACGCCTTGCGGAACGGCATGTCTTTGTCGAGCATACGGTTGAAGGTGAACAGCACGTCGTCGGCGTTGAATTCGCGGGTAGGCTTGAAGTAGTCGGTGGTGTGGAACTTGACCCCTTCACGCAGGTGGAAGGTGTAGGTCAGGCCGTCCGGGGATACGTCCCAGCTGGTGGCCAGGCCCGGGGTCACGGTGCTGCCGCCGCGAGCGAACTGCGAAAGGCGATTGAATACGGTTTCGGCTGAGGCGTCGAAGTCAGTCCCCGTGGTGTATTGGCCCGGGTCGAAACCGGCGGGGCTGCCTTCGGAGCAGAACACCAGGCTAACGGGTGCTGCCGCCTGGGCGAACGGTGTAACGGCTAGCAAGCCGGCACTGACGAGGAACGGAATGACCGCGGTTTTGAGCATGGTGGCCTCAGTGTTGTCATTTTAATTAGAGGGGACCTTGTGGGTCGACCCGCCGATACTTATGCAGGCGTCGTACCCGAATCAATACTTTAGTACCGGTTGAGCAGCTAATCGTGGAACGTACGTACAAGAATGTCGCATTGATATAAAAAATACGAAGTTGAACGTTTGCGCGCGCCCAAAAACGGGCATTTCACGCACCAAAGCGGCCCGGCCCGGTTATTTCGTGAGCCGGGCTGGGGCATTTGGTATCACTTGCTCAGGCTGACCCCATAAAACGGGGTGAGGCCAAACGGGCTGATCTTGAAGTCCTGTACTTCTTTGCGCATGGGCTGGAACACCGTCGAGTTGGCGATCGGCGTGATCGGCACCTGTTGCTTCAAGATCTTTTGCGCCTGCTGGTACAGGCTGATGCGCTCGTTGCGGTCACTACTGAGCTTGGCTTTCTGGATCAATTGATCATAGGCCGGGTCGCACCACTTCGCGTAGTTGCTGCCCTTCACCGCTGCACAGCTATAGAGCACGCCCAGCCAGTTGTCGGGGTCGCCGTTGTCACCGGTCCAACCGTAAATCATCACATCATGCTCGCCGGCCTTGGCGCGCTTGATGTATTCCCCCCACTCGTAACTGACGATATCGGCCTTGATGCCGACCTTGGCCCAGTCGCTCTGGATCATCTGCGCCGACATCCGCGCATTGGGGTTGGAGGCGCGCTGCACGGTCATGGCCCACAACTTGATCTCGGTGCCCGGTTTTACCCCGGCCTCCTTGAGCAGTTCACGCGCTTTGTCCGGGTTGTAGGGGGCGTCCTTGATGTTTGGGTCATACGACCATTGCGCCGGTGGCAAGGCATTTTGTGCCAACTGGCCGGCGCTCTGGTACACGGCCTTGACGAGGGCCGGCTTGTCGATGGCCATGTCCAGGGCCTGGCGCACCTTGAGCTGGTCGAGTGGCGGGTGGGTTACGTTGTAGGCCAGAAAGCCCAGGTTGAAACCGGCCTGGTGCAGCACCACCAGGTTGGGGTCATTCTGCATTTGCTCGATGTCTTGCGGGCGCGGGTAGCCGCTGACCTGGCATTCGCCGGTCTTGAGCTTCTGCAGGCGCACGGCGGCATCGGTGTTGATCGAGAAGATCAGGTTGTCGATCTTCACGTCTTCAGGCTTCCAGTAGGCCTTGTTGGCGCTGTAGCGAATTTGCGAATCCTTCTGGTAGCGCTTGAACACGAACGGCCCGGTGCCAATGGGCTTTTGGTTGATCTGCTCGGCCTTGCCCTGCTTGAGCAACTGATCGGCGTACTCGGCGGACTGGATCGAGGCGAAGCTCATGGCCAGGTTCTGGATAAAGGCGGCGTCGACATGGTTGAGGCTGAACACCACGGTTTGCGCGTCGGTCTTGCCGACGGACTTGATGGTGGTGTTCAAATCCATGTCGTTGAAGTACGGCGACTCGGACGGGTAGGCCTTGCGAAACGGCATGTCCTTGTCCAGCAAACGCTGGAAGGTGAACAACACGTCGTCGGCGTTGAAGTCGCGGGTAGGGGTAAAGTAGTCGGTAGTGTGGAACTTCACCCCGGGGCGTAGGTGGAAGGTGTAGCTCAGGCCGTCCGGGCTCACGTCCCAGTGGGTGGCCAGGCCTGGTTCCACTTCGGTACCGCCGCGCTTGAACTGGGTCAGGCGGTTGAACACGGTTTCGGCCGAGGCGTCGAAATCGGTGCCACTGGTGTATTGGCTGGGGTCGAAGCCGGCGGGGCTGGCTTCGGAGCAGTAGACCAGGGTGCTGGCCGCCTGGGCCAAGGGCGAGCAGGCAAGCAGGGCGGCGGCAAGAAGCAGCGGTTTGACGGCGTGATAGTCCATGAAGGCCTCAAGGTGCGGGGACGGCAGCGTGACAGAGTAACGCCGTTGCCGCCCCGCGACAGCCCTTAAGGCATTAGAACTTCGATGGTGCCATCGGCATTCATCGTCACCTGGCTGGTGCCCGCTTCTACTTCCGGGGTGGGCGCTGCATCGGCGCTGGCTTTCATCATCATTGCCGCACGCGGGAACGGCGGTTGGTAGCCGCTGCTGTTAAGGTTCATGTTGACCACCTTGTAGCCCTTGCCACCCAGGGCCTGGGTAGTCAATTGCGCGCGGGCCTTGAAGGCGTCCACTGCATCTTTGAGCAGGGCGTCTTCACTGGCGGTGCGGGCCTTGGGCGAGACGGTGAAGCTCATGTTGCCCATTTTCAGGTCTTGCAACAGCTCGCCGGTGAGCTTGGACAGCGCCGGGAAATTCGCGCTTTCCAGGCGCAGTTCGGCATGTTCGCGCCAGCCGGTGATTTTCTGGCCTTTGTCATCATAGATCGGGTAGCTGTTACGGCTGCCCTGGCTGATTTTCACGTCCTTCACTTCGCGTGCCTGGCCCAGCGCCTTGTTCAGGGTTTGCGTGATCTGTGCGGCAAGCTTGGCCGGGTCGGCGTCTTGCGCTTCGCTGTAGAGGGTGACCAGCATCAGGTCGCGGGGCACTTCCTGGCTGACTTCGGCGCGCAGGGATATCTGGTTGTAACGGGGCTCATCGGCCAGCGCAGGCAGGCTGGCAAGCAGGCTGGCGCCCAGGGCAATGGCGGCGCTGCGGCTGAGGGTGGACATTGAGGCACTCCTTGTGGGGAAAGTGCTAAGACTGTAGACCGGCGGCGCCGGTTCATAAAGCGAGTGTTACAGGCTGTATCTGGGGGGGGCTTTGATGGGCTTGGTTCAGGGCTCAAGTGCTGCTGAGACCGGCCGCCCGCGCGGCCTATCGCAAGCAAGCTTGCTCCCACATGTGCTGCAACGTACCGCGTTCTGATGGAGAGGCGGTGCCTGCCTTGGTTGAACTGCAGGTACATTTGCCGTGCACTTAGGCATGGGTGTGTTGCAAGAATGTAGGAGCAAGCAAGCTTGCTCCTACATGTGCTGCAACGTACCGCATTCTGATGGAGAGGCGGTGCCTGCCTTGGTTGAACTGCAGGTACATTTGCCGTGCACTTAGGCATGGGTGTGTTGCAAGACCTATCGCAAGCAAGGCTTGCTCCCACATGGGTTGCAACGTGCCGCAGTCTGGTGGGGAGGGGTTGCCTGCCTTGGTGTACTGCAGTTGCATTTTTGGGGCTTTGTGTGGGAGCAAGCTTGCTTGCGATAGGCCGCTGGGGCGGCCGGTAGTGGCCCTGATTGAATTTTGCGCCCGGCACGAGTGCGTGTTGCGGCGCTTTGCCGCACTTTTCTCTGCCTCAAGCCTTACACGGGTATACTTGCAACGATCTACCTGGAGCGCTCATCAGGAGAGCTCATGCTCGCCCCCGTACTGCCTTTGTCTGCAACCCGCCAGAACCTGTGGCGCCTGACCTTTATTCGCACCTTGGTGCTGGCCGCGCAGGCCGGTTCGCTGGGGTTTGCCTACCTGACGCACCTGTTTCCATTGCCTTGGCTGCAGTTGGGTATCACGCTGGGCATTTCCGTGGTGCTGTGCGCCGTGACGGCCATGCGCTTGCGTACTTCGCTGCCGGTGACGGAGCTTGAGTACGCCGTGCAACTGATGTGCGACCTGGCGATCCACAGCGCGTTGCTGTTTTACTCAGGCGGTTCCACCAATCCGTTCGTCTCTTATTACCTGGTACCGCTGACCATCGCTGCGGTCACCTTGCCCTGGTTGTACTCGCTGATCCTCTCGGGCATCGCCCTGGCTTGCTACACCTTGCTGCTGGTGTGGTTCTATCCGCTGCAAACCTTGCCCATCGCCCGGGAAAACCTGCAGAACTACGGCATGTGGCTAAGCTTTGCCCTGGCGGCCGGGGTGATCACCTTCTTCGCTGCTAAAATGGCCGAAGAGTTGCGCCGCCAAGAACAACTGCGTGCCCAGCGCCGCGAAGAAGGCCTGCGTGACCAGCAATTGCTCGCCGTGGCCACCGAGGCTGCGGGTGCTGCCCATGAGTTGGGCACGCCTTTGGCGACCATGAGCGTGCTGCTCAAGGAAATGCGCCAGGACCACCCCGACCCGGCCCTGCAGGAAGACCTGCAAGTGCTGCAAGACCAGGTCAAGCTGTGCAAGGAAACCTTGCAGCAACTGGTACGCGCCGCCGAAGCCAACCGGCGCATGGCTGTGGAAGAGAAAGAAGTCACCTTGTGGCTGGACGAGTCGCTGAACCGCTGGCACCTGATGCGCCCCGAAGCCACTTACCGCTTTCA contains:
- a CDS encoding ATP-binding protein, coding for MLAPVLPLSATRQNLWRLTFIRTLVLAAQAGSLGFAYLTHLFPLPWLQLGITLGISVVLCAVTAMRLRTSLPVTELEYAVQLMCDLAIHSALLFYSGGSTNPFVSYYLVPLTIAAVTLPWLYSLILSGIALACYTLLLVWFYPLQTLPIARENLQNYGMWLSFALAAGVITFFAAKMAEELRRQEQLRAQRREEGLRDQQLLAVATEAAGAAHELGTPLATMSVLLKEMRQDHPDPALQEDLQVLQDQVKLCKETLQQLVRAAEANRRMAVEEKEVTLWLDESLNRWHLMRPEATYRFQRLGQGEVPRLAPPPDLTQALLNLLNNAADACAEGLEVRLDWNTEDIFISIRDHGAGVPLAIAEQIGKPFFTTKGKGFGLGLFLSKASVTRAGGSVKLYSHEEGGTLTELRLPRDARGDRDD